From the Lampris incognitus isolate fLamInc1 chromosome 10, fLamInc1.hap2, whole genome shotgun sequence genome, one window contains:
- the si:ch211-106h11.1 gene encoding volume-regulated anion channel subunit LRRC8D has product MFSLSELASLNERHSRSKLLKPWWEVFMDYLVVLMLMVSVLAGTVLLSRDNVVCLPLDPPAAPARTNQSSATNGNLAPLTHNSGPTKAPPSVVSPSGSPNPGSPPRGRRTHLAYQQYLYISQVCYHQALPWYSRFFPYLALVQSLVLLASGSFWFYFPLTSARIEHFLAILGKCCESPWTSRALSHAFLQENIHVLKEEEVEKWPTRPPCTPASSSPAVPRTRQSSLDSGTDSPPLKRLENTTTVAPPSPCSSTYSQSSSLCSVSLSSPLCSPTLNPAVMPGRSRQVISLDRSDGEQARALFERVRRFRSHCESSDVIYKVYLAQTMFKLLMVTLIMSYTTPLLDSISFTHTCYSEEHALLGYSVFECTHTLASLLHKLLVAYLTLVGLYGLLNFYTLSWILHSSLRQYSFNTLKELCSLKDVPDVSNDLAFLLHMADQYDPLLAQRFSVFLSPVSETRLLEEDVTRHWGVEKLHSMTTVDSEGRSTLQLVALPRLPQALFTLNQLKVLKLELITDAKFTVQLANMTSLRELHLYHCTATVDSVALGVFQKRLEALHLTFTLATEIPSWVYSLRSLHELHLTGILGYEGGIGHGWALGNLRQMRHLRTLVLRSMLQRVPVELCEVAGSLARLEIYNDGTRLLVLTGLRRMAGLTELLLQSCQLERLPSALLALSHLRTLDLQHNNLRTLEELLSFSHLRHLSCLRLAHNRVLALPASVGVLRGLEHLDLANNQLQSLPLALFSLHRLRRLLLSGNLLEELPAEVKALHLLTELDLSQNRLERLPPELFRGCLELRIINVAHNCLSSLPPGLGALKQLFRLDLRSNNLENLPAELGYCSGLRGGGLQAEEWLLYSLPRQVRDFLTQPGSSSGKSSETHPRPESDSFPYFSTTQWSFSTALESQI; this is encoded by the exons ATGTTTTCCCTGTCAGAGCTGGCCTCTCTGAATGAACGCCACAGCAGATCCAaactgctgaagccctggtgggAGGTCTTCATGGACTACCTGGTGGTTTTGATGCTGATGGTGTCTGTTCTGGCTGGCACCGTTCTCCTGTCCCGGGACAATGTGGTGTGTCTCCCTCTGGacccccccgctgcccccgcgCGCACTAACCAAAGTTCCGCAACCAATGGCAACTTGGCACCACTAACTCACAACTCGGGGCCTACAAAGGCCCCCCCATCCGTGGTCTCACCCAGCGGCAGCCCAAACCCAGGCTCCCCACCCCGGGGTAGACGCACCCATCTGGCCTATCAGCAGTACCTTTACATCAGCCAG GTGTGCTACCATCAGGCTTTGCCCTGGTACTCCCGTTTCTTCCCCTACCTGGCCCTCGTGCAGTCGCTGGTCCTGCTCGCCTCAGGCTCCTTCTGGTTCTACTTCCCTCTCACTTCTGCCCGCATTGAACACTTCTTGGCCATCTTGGGCAAATGCTGTGAGTCTCCCTGGACATCTCGTGCCTTGTCCCACGCCTTCCTGCAGGAAAACATCCATGTCCtgaaagaggaggaggtggagaaaTGGCCGACCCGGCCTCCTTGTACTCCAGCCTCATCTTCGCCAGCAGTGCCTCGGACAAGGCAGTCGAGTTTGGACTCGGGCACTGACAGCCCCCCTCTGAAGAGGTTGGAGAATACAACAACCGTTGCTCCTCCCTCACCGTGTTCCTCCACATACTCCCAGAGCTCCTCGCTGTGCTCCGTATCCCTCTCCTCCCCGCTCTGTTCTCCCACCCTCAACCCCGCAGTGATGCCCGGAAGATCCAGGCAGGTTATCAGCCTGGATAGAAGTGATGGGGAACAAGCCAGGGCGCTCTTTGAGAGAGTCAGGAGGTTTCGCTCCCACTGTGAGAGCTCAGATGTCATCTACAAG gTGTACTTGGCCCAGACTATGTTTAAATTGCTTATGGTGACGCTGATAATGAGCTACACCACCCCTCTTCTCGACTCCATTTCCTTCACACACACCTGTTACTCTGAGGAGCATGCCCTGCTGGGTTACAGTGTCTTTGAGTGTACGCACACCCTGGCATCCCTACTGCACAAACTGCTGGTGGCCTACCTGACCCTGGTGGGGTTGTACGGCCTGCTGAACTTTTACACCCTCAGCTGGATCTTACACAG CTCCCTGCGCCAGTACTCCTTCAACACGCTGAAGGAGTTGTGCTCCCTGAAAGATGTGCCTGACGTAAGCAACGACCTGGCTTTTCTTTTACACATGGCGGACCAGTACGACCCTTTGTTGGCCCAACGTTTCTCAGTCTTCCTGTCCCCCGTGAGCGAGACCAGGCTTTTGGAGGAGGATGTGACCAGGCACTGGGGAGTAGAAAAGCTGCACTCGATGACCACTGTGGACTCAGAGGGCCGGTCCACGCTGCAGCTGGTAGCCCTGCCTCGTCTGCCCCAGGCCCTCTTCACCCTCAACCAACTTAAAGTTCTCAAACTGGAGCTCATCACGGATGCCAAGTTCACTGTGCAGCTAGCCAATATGACCTCACTCAG GGAGCTCCACCTTTACCACTGCACTGCAACTGTGGATTCAGTTGCCCTTGGAGTATTCCAGAAACGTCTGGAGGCCCTCCACCTCACCTTCACACTAGCAACAGAAATCCCCAGTTGGGTCTACTCCCTTCGCAGCCTGCATGAGCTCCACCTCACCGGGATTCTGGGTTATGAAGGTGGGATAGGCCACGGCTGGGCATTGGGGAACCTCCGTCAGATGCGTCACCTCCGCACACTTGTGCTTCGGAGCATGTTACAGCGGGTCCCGGTGGAGCTGTGTGAGGTGGCAGGCAGCCTGGCGAGGTTGGAGATCTACAATGATGGCACCAGGCTGCTTGTATTGACAGGGCTTAGGCGGATGGCTGGCTTGACTGAACTTCTGTTACAAAGCTGCCAGCTAGAGCGCTTGCCCTCTGCCCTGTTGGCTCTGTCCCATCTGCGCACACTGGACCTGCAGCACAATAACTTAAGAACTCTGGAGGAACTACTTAGTTTTTCTCATCTCCGACATCTTTCCTGCCTCAGACTTGCCCATAACCGTGTGCTGGCTCTGCCAGCCAGTGTTGGTGTGTTGCGAGGCCTAGAGCATTTAGATCTGGCCAACAACCAGCTACAAAGCCTTCCCTTGGCCCTGTTCAGTCTTCACCGCCTTCGTAGGCTCCTACTGTCTGGAAATCTGCTAGAAGAGCTGCCTGCAGAGGTGAAAGCATTGCATCTGCTTACAGAGCTTGACCTCAGTCAGAACAGGCTAGAGAGGCTCCCCCCAGAGCTCTTCCGTGGTTGTTTAGAGCTGCGCATCATTAATGTAGCTCACAACTGCTTGAGTTCCTTACCTCCGGGGCTTGGAGCCTTGAAACAGCTATTCAGACTGGACCTGCGCAGTAACAACCTGGAGAATCTGCCTGCGGAGTTGGGCTACTGCTCAGGGTTGCGTGGTGGTGGTCTACAGGCAGAGGAATGGCTGCTTTATTCTTTGCCTCGCCAGGTGAGGGACTTCCTTACCCAACCAGGCTCCTCGTCTGGTAAATCCTCAGAGACACACCCGCGACCAGAGTCCGACAGTTTCCCGTATTTCTCTACTACACAGTGGAGCTTCAGCACTGCACTGGAATCACAGATATAA